One window from the genome of Oncorhynchus gorbuscha isolate QuinsamMale2020 ecotype Even-year unplaced genomic scaffold, OgorEven_v1.0 Un_scaffold_383, whole genome shotgun sequence encodes:
- the LOC124018053 gene encoding general transcription factor IIE subunit 2-like yields MDPALLRERELFKKRALSQPTVEKRPAASESGGSKKKKSKADKEASGSKHGADTSNGNFNLKALTGSSGYKFGCLAKIVNYMKTRHQRGDTHHLTVEEILDETKLLDIGMKQKQWLMTEALASNPKIEVRDGKYAFKPKYHLKDKKALLRLLDKHDQLGLGGLLLDDVEEGLPNSAKALKVLGDQIIFVTRPDKKKILFYNDKHCQFTVDEEFTKLWRSIPVDSMDEEKIEDYLKRQGISSMQETGPKKVLPIKRKKPGGQKKRRFKTHNDHLAGVLEDYSEGVPAKK; encoded by the exons ATGGACCCAGCCTTGTTGAGAGAGCGGGAGCTCTTTAAGAAGAGGGCTCTCTCTCAGCCCACGGTTGAGAAGAGACCTGCAGCCTCCGAGTCAGGCGGTTCCAAGAAGAAGAAGTCCAAAGCTGACAAGGAGGCCTCCGGGTCCAAACATGGCGCAG acaCCAGTAATGGTAACTTCAACCTGAAGGCCCTGACAGGCAGCTCTGGTTACAAGTTTGGTTGCCTGGCTAAGATAGTCAACTACATGAAG ACCAGACACCAGCGTGGTGATACTCACCACTTGACCGTGGAGGAGATTCTAGATGAGACCAAACTACTGGACATCggcatgaaacagaaacaatggcTGATGACTGAG GCGCTGGCCAGTAACCCTAAGATAGAGGTGAGGGATGGGAAATATGCCTTCAAGCCCAAATATCACCTGAAGGACAAGAAAGCCCTGCTCAGACTGTTGGATAAACATGACCAGCTGGGACTGGGAGGATTACTGCTAGATGATGTGGAGGAGGGGCTACCTAACTCAGCCAAGGcactgaag GTTTTGGGAGACCAGATCATCTTTGTGACAAGACCAGACAAGAAGAAGATTCTGTTCTATAATGATAAACACTGCCAGTTTACAGTTGACGAAG AGTTCACCAAGCTGTGGAGGAGTATCCCAGTGGACTCTATGGATGAAGAGAAGATAGAGGACTATCTCAAGAGGCAGGGCATCTCCTCCATGCAGGAGACTGGACCCAAGAAAGTT TTACCAATCAAGAGGAAGAAGCCAGGTGGACAGAAGAAGAGACGCTTCAAGACTCACAACGACCATCTGGCCGGAGTACTGGAGGACTACTCAGAGGGCGTACCCGCTAAGAAGTGA
- the LOC124018054 gene encoding small integral membrane protein 18-like, whose translation MDRLNTTSLPWLPDAAPLSQVSLQVQEVYPFHDGWNIACFVILLLFIITVVSLAALAFLYELLDCGCCVKGKTHRDLMEEEGPFHNMVEKIHSPTGSQTEVV comes from the exons ATGGACCGTCTCAACACCACCTCTCTCCCGTGGCTCCCTGACGCCGCCCCGCTGTCCCAGGTTTCCCTGCAGGTTCAGGAGGTGTACCCGTTCCACGACGGCTGGAACATAGCGTGCTtcgtcatcctcctcctcttcatcatcacaGTGGTCTCCCTGGCAGCTCTGGCCTTCCTCTACGAGCTGCTGGACTGTGGCTGCTGTGTCAAG GGGAAGACCCATCGTGACCTGATGGAGGAGGAAGGTCCCTTCCACAACATGGTGGAGAAGATCCACAGTCCCACGGGGTCACAAACCGAGGTGGTGTAA